The genomic region TGGAGGCGCCGATGACGAAGGTGTCGAACGCGTACTTCGGGTTCAGCCGGGCCGGCTCGGGCGGTCGCCCCACGTCGGCCCCGGGCAGCCGGCCAGGAAACGGCCGTACATTGTCCCGAGCCTGCGGAACCTCGCCGTGGCGCTCGGTACCGTAGGCGGTGTCGTACGGCGCATCCTGTGCGGTGTACGGCGGCTGGTCACGTGGGTCGGCAGGGAACGGCCGGGGGTCCTCGTGGGCTCTGTCGTACGGAACCGGGGCGACGCTGCCGTCCACCGGCGGCCGCTCCGGCACGGGCGCCACGGCGGGTGGCGGCTGCACGGTCACCGCGACCCGGATGTCGCGGCCGTAGGCCGCGGACAGCGCCTGCGCGATGAGTGGCCGCAGCCGGGTGTCCAGCACGTCCTTGGCGAACTCGTTGGGGGCCGCCAGCAAGGCGGTGTCCTCGACCAGGCCGAGTGGGCGGGTGAGCCCGAGCCAGGCGCGGTGCTGTGGCGACAGGGCACCGTCGGCCAGGATCGCGATCGCTCGGGTCCAGATCGCCTCGAGCTCGACCGGCGCAGCAGTCTTCTCAGGCGGGTCGGTGGGTGTCATTCCCAGGGGGGCGCCGGGTTCGGGGTCGGTCACGCAGTTCCCTCGGCTCGGAGCGGTCCGGCCGGCCGGGTGGGCGGTCGGGGCGGTGCTCCTCGCGGGGCCCGCCAAGGTCGACCCTGCCCTTCGGTGCCCGCGCTGTCCACAGCACTGTCCACAACCTGTGGAGGCGCCGTGGGGACGACCGAACACACGACGCCCGGGGGACCGTCTGCGCAGACCCCCCTCGCCCGCAGGACCGTGACGCCGGCCGCTGCGACCACGGGGGCCGGGCAGCCGGTTCGAGGAGGACCGGCGCGGGGACGCTAACAGCAGCACGCACCGGCTGCAAGACACATCACGGAACTCCTACGCAGCCCCACGGCGTGTCCCCGCTGGCTTGTTTGACCCTTCCGCGGGGTGTCCGTACCTTGGAGGCCGTCTGTGCCCGCGCCAGGACCGTTCTTCGCACCGGTCCCGCTCCCGCGTGCATCCCCGCGGACCCCCGTCCTCCCCGAGAGCGAGCCCCGTCGTGAGCAAGCGCACCTTCCAGCCGAACAACCGCCGTCGTGCGAAGACCCACGGCTTCCGGCTGCGCATGCGGACCCGCGCCGGCCGCGCCATCCTCGCCGGCCGTCGGCGCAAGGGCCGCAACGAGCTGTCTGCCTGAGCCGGTCCACCGGCCCGGCCGGGAGGCGCGTCGTGCTGTCGAAGCCGCATCGGCTGCGCTTCTCCACCGACTTCCGCGAGGTCGTGCGTCGGGGCCGGCGGGCATCCCGGCCGCTGCTGACCGTGCATGTACTCAGGGGAGACGCCGTGCGCCCGGGGCCAGCACCAGCCGGCTCCGGGGAGGCGCCGACGCGCGCCGGGCTGGTCGTCGGCAAGGCGGTCGGCGGGTCGGTCGTCCGCTCCCGCACCGCCCGCCGGCTACGCCACCTGCTGCGCGACCGGGTCGTGACGCTGCCCGCCGGCTCACGGGTGGTCGTCCGCGCGGCTCCGGCGGCGGGCGCGGCGCCGAGCCGGGCGCTGGCGGCCGACCTCGATGCCGCCCTCGCCTCGGCCTCCCGGCCGCGGAGCCGGCGGTGAGTCCGCCGGCTGTCAGCCCCGCGGCGAGCCCCGGTCGGCGACACGCCGTCAGTCCGCCGGCCCGGCTGCTGCTGGTCCTGCTGCAGTTCTACCGCCGCGCGATCAGCCCGCTGATCGGCCCCCGGTGCCGCTTCGCCCCCAGTTGCAGCGCCTACGGTGTGCAGGCCGTCCTCGGCCACGGGGCGCTGCGCGGGAGCTGGCTGACGTTGCGCCGGCTGGCCCGCTGCCAGCCGTTCCATCCCGGCGGGCACGATCCCGTACCGCCGGCTCGTCCCACATGCGCGACCATGGACTCTGCCGCTGTCCCTCACCGCGCGACCGATGCCCCGGAGCAGACCTGTGCTTGACGCCCTCGCCAGTCCCGTCGGCCAGCTGCTGGCGCTCATCCACTCCGGGCTGGTGGCGCTCGGCCTGGACTCCGCCAGCGGCTGGGCCTGGGGCCTGGCGATCGTGCTGCTCACGGTGACGGTGCGCCTCGCGCTGTTCCCACTGTTCGTCAAGCAGATCAAGAGCCAGCGCCGCATGCAGGAGCTCGCGCCGAAGGTCAAGGAGCTGCAGAAGCTCCACAAGGGCGACCGCGAGACGCTCAACGTAGAGATGATGAAGCTCTACAAGGAGAACAACGCCAACCCGATCTCGGGCTGCCTGCCGCTGCTGTTGCAGCTGCCGGTGTTCTTCGCCCTGTTCACTGTCATCCGCAACTTCAAGACCGATGCCAACGCGATGTACGGCTTGACCTCCCAGCAGCTGCGGGAGGGTGCGGCGGCCCAGGTGCTCGGCGCACCGATCAGTGCCGCCTTCAACAGCCCGGCGTCGTTGATCTCCGAGCTGGGGGCCAACCACACCACGGTCCGCATCGTGGCGTTCCTCATGGTCATCGGGATGGGTGCGTCCACCTTCTGGACGCAGCGACAGCTGATGGCCCGCGCCGGTACGACCGACCCGCAGCAGGTCATGGTCCAGAAGCTGCTGCTGTACGTCCTGCCGCTGTCCTTCGCCGTCTCCGGCGTCTTCTTCCCTATCGGCGTCCTGCTCTACTGGCTGACCACCAACGTCTGGTCGATGGGCCAGCAGGCGTGGGTCATCAAGCGGATGCCGCCGGTCAATCTCAATCCGGGCAAGCCCGGCCTCGTGGAGGCGACCACCCCCCCGAAGGGCAAGATCGACGGGAAGCGGACCGGCAAGGCCGCGGACCGGAACGCTCAGGACGACGCCGGAAAGAACAACGACAAGGACGTTGCGCAGGCGAACGGCAGCGCGGCGGCCGACGTGCCCGGGCCAGGCACGGTGCCCGCAGCCGTCGGCGGTCGGGCCACCACTGCATCCCGCAAGACCGCCGTGGCGCCGACCGGCCGTCGTCCGGCCGGCAGCCGCAAGAACAAGAGCCGGCGCGGCGGCCGGCGCTAGCCTGCCTCCCGCGCTCCCGCCCCCTGCAGAAGGACACCCGTGACCGACCCCGACACCGCCGAGAACCCCACCGGCCAGGACCTGCTCGTCCGCGAGGGCGACATCGCCGGCGACTACCTCGAGCGCCTGCTGGACATCGCCGATGTCGACGGTGACATCGACATGGACGTCGAGGGTGAGCGTGCCGTCGTCGCGATCGTCGGCGACGGTCTGGACGCCCTGGTGGGCCAGAACGGCGTCGTGCTCGAGGCCGTGCAGGAACTCACCCGCCTCGCCGTCGTGCGCGAGACCGGTGTCCGCAGTCGGCTCATGCTCGACATCGGCGGCTGGCGCGCCGCCCGCAAGGACGAGCTGACCACCGTCGGCACGCGGGCTGCCCAGCGCTGCCTGGAGTCCGGCGAGCGGGTGCGGCTCGCCCCCATGACCCCGTTCGAGCGCAAGGTGGTGCACGACGCCGTGGCCGCGGTCGACGGTGTCGTCAGCGAGTCGGAGGGCGTGGAACCCGAGCGCCGCGTGGTGGTCCTGCCCGCCGGCAGCTGATGAGCACGCCCGCCTCCAGCCTCGCCCCCGAACTCGCGCCGCCCGCTCCGGCGCCGCCCGCTCCGGCGTCGGCCGTCGGCGTCTTCGGCGACGCCCTGCCGGTCCTGCAGGCGTACGCCGCGCTGCTCGCGGGGCCGGGTGTCCAGCGGGGCCTACTCGGTCCGCGGGAGGCCCCGCGGCTGTGGGAGCGGCACCTGCTCAACTGCGCCGGCCTGGCCGAACTGCTCGAGCCGGGCACGGTCGTGGCCGACGTCGGCTCCGGCGCGGGGCTGCCCGGGATCGTGCTCGCGGCGTTGCGGCCGGACGTCACGGTCCTGCTCGTGGAGCCGCTGCTACGTCGCGCCACGTTCCTCGAACAGGTCGTCGCCGAGCTGGCCCTGCGCACGGCTGTGGTACGGCGGGCACGCGCGGAGGAGCTGGCCGGCACGCTGCTCGTCGACGCCGTCGTGGCCCGGGCGGTCGCCCCGCTCGACCGGCTCGCGGGCTGGTCCCTGCCGCTGCTGCACCCCGGTGGCCGGCTGCTCGCACTCAAGGGCGAGCGGGCCGACAGCGAGCTGGCCTCCTCCGGCGCTGCTCTGCAGAAGGCCGGCGCCGTCTCCGCCCAGGTGGTGGTCGTCGGCGACCCGGAGCAGCAGACTGCTGCCCGGGTCGTCGTGGTCACCCGCGGCAGGACGGCAGCCGTCCCGGCGACGAAGCGGGCGCGCCGGTGAGCGGGCTGGGCTGGCCGGGTCGCGGTCGGCGCGGCGCGCACGGTGGAGGTGCCGCGTCCTCGGCCGGGCTGGGCTGGCCCGGCCGCCGCAGCGGAGAGCCGGAAGGTGGGCAGCCCACGTCCACGGTGCCGGTCGAGCAGGTGCTCCCCGCTCCAGCGCGTGAGGACGAGCCGGTCGTGCCGGCTCCGCCCCGCGAAGACGAGCCGGTCGTGCCGGCCCCGTCCACTGTCGAGCCCAGCACTGCGGCACCCGCGTTGAGCACCGACACGGCCGACGCCCCCACTGCGCCGAGCCAGCGCACCGTGGCCGCCCCCGCTGCGCCGGCCCCCGCTGCACCGGCCCCCGCTGCGCCGGCCCCCGCTGCAGCCCCGGAACTCGCGCCGGCCGAGCGGGTACGGGCCTCCCTGCGCGAGGACGCCGCCGGCGATGACCTGCCGATCGGCGCGCAGGCCGCTGCCGCTGTGCGCGCCCTGAACCCCAGCGGCCGGCACAACTTCCCCAAGCCGGCCCAGCGACGTGTTCTCACGATCGCCAACCAGAAGGGCGGCGTCGGGAAGACCACCACGACCGTCAACCTCGCCGCGGCGCTCGCCCTGCACGGCGCGAAGGTCCTCGTCATCGACCTGGACCCGCAGGGCAACTGCTCGACCGGGCTCGGGGTCGAGCACCGGTCGGGGACGCCGAACGTCTACGACGTCCTGATCGACGGCGCACCGATCGCCGAGATCCTGCAGCCGGCCGAGGGCGTGCCCAACCTGCTCGTCGTGCCCGCGACCATCGATCTGGCCGGCGCGGAGATCGAGCTGGTCAGCGTCGTCGCGCGGGAGTCGCGGCTCAAGGGTGCGATCGAGCAGTACTGCGAGGGGCCGGGAGGCGAGGACCTGGACTACGTACTGGTCGACTGTCCGCCTTCGCTGGGGCTGCTGACCGTCAATGCGCTGGTCGCGACGTCGGAGGTGCTGATCCCGATCCAGTGTGAGTACTACGCGCTCGAGGGGCTGGGGCAGCTGCTCAAGAACGTCGAGCTCGTCCGTGCGCACCTCAACCGGAGTCTGCACGTGTCGACCATCCTGTTGACGATGTACGACGCCCGCACCCGGCTGGCCGACCAGGTCGCCCAGGAGGTCCGCAACCACTTCGGTGCGACCGTGCTGTCCGCCACCATCCCGCGCAGCGTGCGGGTGTCGGAGGCGCCCGGCTACGGCCAGTCCGTCGTCACCTACGACCCCGGCTCGCGCGGGTCGCTGGCCTATCTCGAAGCGGCCCGCGAGATCGCCGAGCGCGGTTCGGCCGCGAAGGAGAGCACGCCGTGACCACGCCACCGCTGCGCCGGACCGGTGGGCTCGGTCGTGGCCTCGGAGCCCTCATCCCGACGGGCCCGACCCACGAGCAGCCCGGCGAGGCCCCGGAGGAGGTCTCCGGCGCGCGTTTCGCCGAGCTGCCACTGGACCGCATCACGCCGAACCCGCTGCAGCCGCGCTCCCACTTCGATCCGGAGGCGCTGGCCGAACTGGTGACCTCGATCCGCGAGGTCGGGCTGTTGCAGCCCGTCGTTGTCCGCGAGGTCGATGCCGACGAGAGCGGCCCGCGCTACGAGCTCGTCATGGGCGAGCGGCGGTGGCGCGCGTCGCAGGAGGCGGGCACCGGCACCATCCCGGCGATCGTGAGGGACACCTCCGACGACGACATGCTGCGCGACGCGCTGCTGGAGAACCTGCACCGCCAGCAGCTCAACCCCCTCGAGGAGGCGGCGGCCTACCAGCAGCTGCTGCACGAGTTCGGGGCGACGCACGAGGAGTTGGCGCTGCGGATCGGCCGCTCACGCCCGCAGATTTCCAACACGATCCGGCTGCTGCAGCTGCCGGCGCCGGTGCAGCGCCGGGTGGCCGCCGGCGTCCTCTCGGCCGGGCACGCCCGGGCGATCCTCGGCCTGCCGACGGCGGAGGCGCAGGAGGAGATGGCGACCCGCGCCGTCGCCGAAGGCATGAGCGTGCGGGGCGTGGAGGAGGCGGTGCAGCTCGCGCAGCCGACCGCCGACCCGGCTGCGCCACGGCCGAAGCGGCGGCGACCGGTGCCGCAGGGGTTGGTCGAGCTGGCCGACCGGCTGTCGGACCGCTTCGAGACGCGGGTCAAGGTCGACATGGGCCGGGCCAAGGGCAAGGTCACCATCGAGTTCGCCACCCTGGACGACCTGCACCGGATCGTCGCGATGATCGACACCGAGCCGGGTGCTGACCAGCCGGGTGCCGACCAGCCGGGTGCCGCCGAGCCGCCCCCGGCCAGCAGCTGATCAACGCCGTGGTTCCGCACTTTTCCGGGCGGCAAAATGTGCGTAAGTGCCGCGTTGATCAAGCCGCGAGCCGCTCCGATCCCACCGTTGTGCTCGGCGGATCGACCCGCAGACACGTATGCACCTCTGGACGTCCGCCATCGAGTACACCCTGCGATGCAGGGTCAGTACAGGAGGGGTCCGCGCGGGCTGACGGTGAGCCCGGGTAGCTCGGGCTGAGCGAGCCGGGTGCGCGGGCGGGCATACGACAGCAGGTGCCCGGCGGCCTCGGCGATGTCCGCACGGATCCGTCGCACGCTCAGGTGGACCAGCTCCACCCCCGTGGCGCCCGTCATCCGCTCGTGCCTGTCGTACGTCGACTCGGTGTCGTCCTCGGTGCCGTGCCGCTCCTGGCTCTCCACCTCTCCCCCCACGCCGAGGCCGAGGAACCAGATGTCCGGCGAGCCGAGGAACCGGCCGTCGAGCAGCACGTCCGGATTGACGTAGAAGGGCACGCCGCAGCCGATGAGCTCGTCGACCAGCTCCGCCTCCGGGGGACTGGCCGCCCCACGGCGGGCGTCCTGGAGGGCGCGGCGGGTCGACCCGGAGCCGTTGCGCTGGGTCGTCGCGAGCACCTGCTCCAGATCCTCGACCGAGGCCCAGTTGTCTGCGACCGCCCCGAGGAGCACGCCCCGGACGTCACGCAAGTGCTCCGTCTCCCGGCAGGCGTCGATGACCGCGCGCTCCACCGGAGCCAGCGCCAGGCCCGCCCGGCACCAGGTCTCCAGCGACTCCAGCTCCTGCGTCCGGCGCAGGACGAGGCGCCCACTGCTACGGGTCCGCAGGTCGGGAGGAACGAGCGCCAGGACCCGCGACGAGTTCGGCAGCCAACGCAGGCCGAGCTCCGACAGGACCGCGAGGCCGGACAGCACCATGCGTCCGTGCACGAGGCGGTGGGCGGCGTGGCCGAGATCCAGGTAGGTGAGCGGCCGAGGATGGGTGACGTAGACGCCGCGGACCGGCCGCTGCCAGTGCCCCGCGCGGACCTGACGCTCCGCCACTCGCGGATCACGACCGGCGATCAGCAACTCGGCAGTCGTGATGATCCCGCGCATCGCACGGGCACGGTCCCCGATGGCGTCGATCTCGCGGCTGCCCACGGGGGCAGTGCAGCGGTCGTCGGGCGCCCGCGGAAGGCACCGCCAGGAGTCTGTGGATCGATCTTCGGAGGCGGCGGATCTCGTGGGTGGTTGTGGACGAGCGGCTGAGGGTGGTGGGTGCCCGACCCCC from Mycobacteriales bacterium harbors:
- the rpmH gene encoding 50S ribosomal protein L34 — its product is MSKRTFQPNNRRRAKTHGFRLRMRTRAGRAILAGRRRKGRNELSA
- the rnpA gene encoding ribonuclease P protein component — translated: MLSKPHRLRFSTDFREVVRRGRRASRPLLTVHVLRGDAVRPGPAPAGSGEAPTRAGLVVGKAVGGSVVRSRTARRLRHLLRDRVVTLPAGSRVVVRAAPAAGAAPSRALAADLDAALASASRPRSRR
- the yidD gene encoding membrane protein insertion efficiency factor YidD is translated as MSPPAVSPAASPGRRHAVSPPARLLLVLLQFYRRAISPLIGPRCRFAPSCSAYGVQAVLGHGALRGSWLTLRRLARCQPFHPGGHDPVPPARPTCATMDSAAVPHRATDAPEQTCA
- the yidC gene encoding membrane protein insertase YidC encodes the protein MLDALASPVGQLLALIHSGLVALGLDSASGWAWGLAIVLLTVTVRLALFPLFVKQIKSQRRMQELAPKVKELQKLHKGDRETLNVEMMKLYKENNANPISGCLPLLLQLPVFFALFTVIRNFKTDANAMYGLTSQQLREGAAAQVLGAPISAAFNSPASLISELGANHTTVRIVAFLMVIGMGASTFWTQRQLMARAGTTDPQQVMVQKLLLYVLPLSFAVSGVFFPIGVLLYWLTTNVWSMGQQAWVIKRMPPVNLNPGKPGLVEATTPPKGKIDGKRTGKAADRNAQDDAGKNNDKDVAQANGSAAADVPGPGTVPAAVGGRATTASRKTAVAPTGRRPAGSRKNKSRRGGRR
- a CDS encoding R3H domain-containing nucleic acid-binding protein, which produces MTDPDTAENPTGQDLLVREGDIAGDYLERLLDIADVDGDIDMDVEGERAVVAIVGDGLDALVGQNGVVLEAVQELTRLAVVRETGVRSRLMLDIGGWRAARKDELTTVGTRAAQRCLESGERVRLAPMTPFERKVVHDAVAAVDGVVSESEGVEPERRVVVLPAGS
- the rsmG gene encoding 16S rRNA (guanine(527)-N(7))-methyltransferase RsmG, whose translation is MSTPASSLAPELAPPAPAPPAPASAVGVFGDALPVLQAYAALLAGPGVQRGLLGPREAPRLWERHLLNCAGLAELLEPGTVVADVGSGAGLPGIVLAALRPDVTVLLVEPLLRRATFLEQVVAELALRTAVVRRARAEELAGTLLVDAVVARAVAPLDRLAGWSLPLLHPGGRLLALKGERADSELASSGAALQKAGAVSAQVVVVGDPEQQTAARVVVVTRGRTAAVPATKRARR
- a CDS encoding ParA family protein, yielding MGAQAAAAVRALNPSGRHNFPKPAQRRVLTIANQKGGVGKTTTTVNLAAALALHGAKVLVIDLDPQGNCSTGLGVEHRSGTPNVYDVLIDGAPIAEILQPAEGVPNLLVVPATIDLAGAEIELVSVVARESRLKGAIEQYCEGPGGEDLDYVLVDCPPSLGLLTVNALVATSEVLIPIQCEYYALEGLGQLLKNVELVRAHLNRSLHVSTILLTMYDARTRLADQVAQEVRNHFGATVLSATIPRSVRVSEAPGYGQSVVTYDPGSRGSLAYLEAAREIAERGSAAKESTP
- a CDS encoding ParB/RepB/Spo0J family partition protein, with the protein product MTTPPLRRTGGLGRGLGALIPTGPTHEQPGEAPEEVSGARFAELPLDRITPNPLQPRSHFDPEALAELVTSIREVGLLQPVVVREVDADESGPRYELVMGERRWRASQEAGTGTIPAIVRDTSDDDMLRDALLENLHRQQLNPLEEAAAYQQLLHEFGATHEELALRIGRSRPQISNTIRLLQLPAPVQRRVAAGVLSAGHARAILGLPTAEAQEEMATRAVAEGMSVRGVEEAVQLAQPTADPAAPRPKRRRPVPQGLVELADRLSDRFETRVKVDMGRAKGKVTIEFATLDDLHRIVAMIDTEPGADQPGADQPGAAEPPPASS